In Lolium rigidum isolate FL_2022 chromosome 3, APGP_CSIRO_Lrig_0.1, whole genome shotgun sequence, the genomic window aaaattgatcttgaggagaagagggtgcatgcacctaatccaatggctcaggagccattttttgcgctaccatgtgcacctgtaccgacgatccctgcgattgtggtgcaagcgcctgttgtgactccacccatgacaacgatgagtgaaaattcagaacctgtccgtcaggagccgaatgaaccatttgttgagcatgaaagggagcaacaacagccacctcctGAATCTGAGCCACAAGTTGAGTAACAGAATGCTCCAGAGATTGAGGCCCCTATaaggtctacaagagctagaaaatcagTCATTTCGACTGATTAGAAAGTTTACAACACAGAAAcagttcatatggaaggtgattccacttcatatgaagaagccatgagaagcccagattcatcaaagtgggtggaggccatggaagacgaaatgagatcgatgagtGCCAACCATGTTTGGGACTTAGAGAATATTCCTCATGGAGCCAAAACAGTAGGCTGCAAGTAGGTCTACAAAATAAATATGACTCCAATGGAAATGTTGAAAAGtataaagcacgacttgtggcaaaaggatttacacaaagagaagggatagattacaatgagacattttctccggtctcatgtaaggattccttaagaatcatcatggcactagttgtacgttttgatttagagttgcatcaaatggatgtaaagacagcatttctaaacggggatttagaagaaaatatctacatgaaacaacccaagggttttatcatggaaggcaaggaagaaatgggatgccgcctaaagaaatccatttatggattaaagcaagcctccagacagtggtatctaaagctCAATAagacaattaagagatttggatttaaagaaaatattggggacaattgcgtttatgcaaagtttaaaagtgggaaatatattttcctaatcttgtatgtggatgatattctgcttgccagcagtgatgttagtctactgcaagagacaaagaagttcttgtcctcaaattttgatatgaaagatcttggtgaagcgtcatatgttttgggcatagaaattcaccgagataggaacaatggagtattaggactatcgcaaaaggcttatttagaaaagattctaagtaagtataatatgcataagtgcagtaccacacctgcccctatagtcaagggcgacagttttggtaaacatcaaagtccccaaaatcaatacgagctcgatcaaatgaaagcggttccatatgcttcggctattggaagcctacagtatgcacaagtgtgcactcgccctgatttagcatttatcaccggagtactcggtagatatcaagaaaatccaggttttgaacactggaaaatggtaaagaagacattacgttatgtgaaaggcacaacgaactacatgctaacatacagaagatctgattccctaaaaataagagggtattcagatgcagatttttcgggggataaagatgatagaaaatccacatctggatatgtattcaccctcgcaggggaagctatttcgtggagaagctccaaacaagAGATACATAGATTCAACTCTGAATTTACCTCGTTGAATCTGTCGTTCAAATGTTGTCCTAATTACTCCAAACCAGCAAAGAATCAATCCACACGATAATGATGCTCGTCGCTAATCCCAAATAGCATTTGTAATATCTTTTGTCCTTTCTTTGCAAGGTTTATGAAAGCCCATTTGCTAAAACTAATATTAAATGTACGGAGTATCATTATATGTAACAAAACACACAATTAAATGTTTTAAAATATTTGAGAACTGCATTAGCTTGACGCCTCTTGCCGCTATCTGAATCATCTTTCTCACATATTTTAGCACTTCAACTGCTGATGAGAACGTATCGGAGAACCACTAGACCACTACCATTAATTCTTTGTTGGAAACATCTTGACACTCATCGACTAATAAGGTAAACACACCATTGCCAATTTTCTCCAAAATACAACCCAATACTTATTTTGCAAAGCATTTTGTAATatctttttgaattttttgagacAACATTTGATTATTATTTGGAGCACTTTAGAATGCCTTGGCAACAGCATCTTTTTGTTTAATAGTGCAGCTCATTAGCTCACGAAAATTTCCtctatttttcagaattttctGTTTCATCGTACCCACAGAAAGATTATCATTGAAGCAACAAGTGTCCACAAGCATCAATATATTGCAGCATTTAATCGGATAAGATGCTCAGTCTTTTGAATTTGGCTTTGACTATCCAAGGCTGCAGGCTGCAGCGATTGATTCGTCAATAAAAGGATCTCAAGCATTTCTCCAAATTTGAATGCATCTATATGCCCAGGTAGTatgattttaatttaaaaaaaaatactgtTAAACACAGATCTCAGTGAACATGCTTGTTTGTCCTTCCGAGATTGATACTGCAGTTTGATACAGCGCTGCGCACTGCAAAGTACAGTACAACTCCGGCTGCATATTTTagattgtaacttaaagttacagTAGCATCCTGCATTACTCTTCTCGTTTTTGAAACATCGAGTAATTCTTCTAATCACTACATTACTCTTCTCTCCACAAAATCAAGACAGGCGAGTTGGAAGAATTACTGGTTTGCGCTGAGATATAACATATCTTCAGTTGATTCAGAAACATAAGCTCACAGGTTGATAATATATGCAGTACAGAAATATTACTACCAAATGGAACTAGACAATGGAGTTTGAGTCAATGTCTATATTCACCATATGATCGATGTGCAACTTGAGCTTGCTTGTCTCTACACACCAACAGTAGAACCATGTTACAAAAGAAAAACCTGATGAGCTCCCAGCAGCTATGTTTTCTAACAACAAATGCACAATTTCTTCCCAAGCTTACTCAGACCCAGAACATCTACAAGGGGGAAGGAGAATGCTTATGCTTCTTCTGTAAGCTGTAACAACTTTTACTCTTCCAACTTTCAATGAACATCTCTAAGAGGATTACATGGAATGCTCGTCGCAGCATCATCTAAACATCTGTCAGAATTATTGACGATACAATCATGACATATGCGAGGAAGAAGAACATGACGATCTGGATGAAGAACTTGGGGTTGTCTCTCAAGCTTGGGGCCGCCACCGATCTACTGCTTGAGAATACATTTAATTCACTTATGGTCAGTGACAGGCAAGGACTGTGGGAAGAGACATACTTCAGCATCATTCTTACCTCGCGATGCGCTGTGAGAGCCGATTGAAGGGTAGGCTCTGAATGAAAACGACACCGGGTCCTGTGAGAGATGCTCTCAGCTGGTTGTCGCCCTGCATAAAATGATAATTCTCAGAGCAAGGAAACAAAGCAATTCTCAACACAGAGAACATAATGAAACAAATGTAGGCAAAGAAGAAGGATATACTAACCCCGAAGACTGCTCTTCTCAGTTGGGTAGGGTTCTTTAACTGAAAGTTGATGGTAGTTGTCATAGCCACAATACAACCAGCATCAACAGTAATTACCTCCCGGGGAGCAAGAATTTTCTGCATTACTAGCAAAGGCAGATAGCAAAACCTTCCAGTTAAGAGGACCCGATGTTGCAACAATTTTCGTGCGTAGAAAAAGAATGAGCATCAGACAACAAGTTTCATGCTTGTGTGAAATAAATCGAGATTTGGTCTTAAGAAAATCTAGCTAGTAATAAATTAACAAAATGATGTGTAGGTACAACATATCAGATGCTGCGCTAGTACTCCTATGACAGAACATGCATATTTGAGTAAAAGGTAAAGTTCCCCAAGTCATCTTTCAGGTTTCAGCAATATATCAAATCAACATGTCCGAGAGATTTACATAATCACGGCTTGTAATATTAAACCCTAAAATATCCAGGTCCCATTTTCATGAACATAAATAGCATTGCAGTTTTAAATACTAACATCTACGTCCACAATCAACACTCGGATTGTAAGGGTGAAATAACTTGTACCTGCTCCACCACCGACAAGGAAGACCATCCCTTGACCCCTAAGTTTGTGCTTGAGTATCATCTGCAGAAGAAAAATATGCATCTTTCATTTCCTagcaaacaagttgcccagcagtAGCATACAAAATCAAGTGAACCAACTTGCAGGACCCATATGATATCGTAATCAATAAGGTACCTCAATGACTACCATACCTCTGCGCCAATTTCAATGTTGCGCGGCCTCTGATCAAGTGTACTTGTGACTGACACGTCATTGACCGAGCAGAGAAAAGCATCTGCCTGCAATTTCATACACTATGAGGTTCTTGTGACTGTTTTTCAAGCAAACGACAAACTTCAAGACAGCTTACCTGGCTAAGAAGTTCTCCACCAAAGTTCGCTAGATCTATCTGTGACAAAAGCAAGCAATTATGGTGAGACTATGATAAGAAGTTTGGCTGATAATACAGATAGTCTGCTACTTGAGATAACATGACCACTCAAATGAAATATACATATTTGCGAGTGTATTCATCTATTGGTTTAACAAGATAACCTCTTGTGTAGCTTAGCAGATACATTCTTAAAGGCAgcataaccaaatagattaaaTGCAAGTTTGATGTCAATACCACCTGTTACTACCAAGAACATCTTGTCGTTTCTGCTAAAGGACCAAAACTAAATGCAGGTGAGGTTAATTGGTAACTAAAAAGCTAGTAGCACAAGACACCGTttaatttttattaattaatcATAAATCATATTGCTCAGGAGTTCAATATGGGCAAACAAACAAGTGACAAAACTTTTTTGGAAATGAAGGATTTGAATGCTTTTTAATAATGGGCAGATATGGTGATGTAGTTCGCATGATTAACCTATGGCTTTGCATTGAAAGTGCAGAAACAACTCAGAGCTAAGCTGTAAAAAATGGAAGGTAACGCTAAGATGTAAAGTTGTAAACTATATAATGACTTCACAGAGAAGAGATACTAACAGGCAGTATCCTCCCAGGGAATGGCGCAGAAATCCCAACATATCCATCATCAGGGCCAGGATTGAAGAAAACAGTGCTGGTTATACTTTTTCCAAACATCCACTGCCACACACCTCCATCGTTTTCA contains:
- the LOC124700555 gene encoding uncharacterized protein LOC124700555; this encodes MAAPFFSTPFQPYVYQSQEGSVTAFQISGGDVQVLQVMVKSQEKLTAKPGTMCYMSGNIQMDNNYLPENDGGVWQWMFGKSITSTVFFNPGPDDGYVGISAPFPGRILPIDLANFGGELLSQADAFLCSVNDVSVTSTLDQRPRNIEIGAEMILKHKLRGQGMVFLVGGGAVMQKILAPREVITVDAGCIVAMTTTINFQLKNPTQLRRAVFGGDNQLRASLTGPGVVFIQSLPFNRLSQRIASRSVAAPSLRDNPKFFIQIVMFFFLAYVMIVSSIILTDV